Proteins encoded by one window of Modestobacter marinus:
- a CDS encoding flagellar biosynthesis protein FliA, which translates to MSQDMLTTQLATDPARTREPLVFGGLTEAEGWALAPITPRDRVHFRTDRELPLTDFRAALPAEVEVTYDEGDGLYRVDGETGTAESLAGLIRAWCAAGGYATVGLRPETGVRRRAPRDLPAAFLDGLCRHYCRVSLKRLQRNMSTIRLHLPDNDDVDQQVAEWVLKAVSQYDETKSVPFGAFLATQLSKWVHDLGRNAYGRTAADTENKQQKAVAAFTAEHQRRPSEKELAAYMGQSVATLRRNSQTVATLNGLRNLQSLDGGADTVEFVVPDSAEVPDEIMGEAEQSLLSHALTAACAPDPTARRDQRAAQPNVLGWATWYLTTWGGQTKTQLSADLGTSVRNMNVHADRAEKALKERLTELGG; encoded by the coding sequence GTGTCCCAGGACATGCTCACCACCCAGCTCGCCACCGACCCCGCCCGCACCCGTGAGCCGCTGGTCTTCGGCGGGCTCACCGAGGCCGAGGGCTGGGCGCTGGCCCCGATCACCCCGCGCGACCGGGTGCACTTCCGCACCGACCGGGAGCTGCCGCTGACCGACTTCCGGGCCGCTTTGCCGGCCGAGGTCGAGGTGACCTACGACGAGGGTGACGGCCTGTACCGGGTCGACGGCGAGACCGGCACGGCCGAGTCGCTCGCCGGCCTGATCCGCGCGTGGTGCGCCGCCGGGGGCTACGCCACCGTCGGGCTGCGGCCGGAGACCGGCGTGCGCCGCCGGGCCCCCCGCGACCTGCCCGCCGCCTTCCTGGACGGGCTGTGCCGGCACTACTGCCGGGTCAGCCTCAAGCGCCTGCAGCGGAACATGAGCACCATCCGGCTGCACCTGCCCGACAACGATGACGTCGACCAGCAGGTCGCCGAGTGGGTGCTGAAGGCGGTGAGCCAGTACGACGAGACCAAGTCGGTGCCCTTCGGCGCCTTCCTGGCCACCCAGCTCTCCAAGTGGGTGCACGACCTGGGCCGCAACGCGTACGGCCGCACGGCCGCCGACACCGAGAACAAGCAGCAGAAGGCGGTCGCCGCCTTCACCGCCGAGCACCAGCGCCGCCCCAGCGAGAAGGAGCTGGCCGCCTACATGGGCCAGAGCGTGGCGACGCTGCGCCGCAACTCCCAGACCGTCGCCACCCTGAACGGACTGCGCAACCTCCAGTCCCTCGACGGCGGTGCCGACACGGTCGAGTTCGTGGTCCCGGACAGCGCCGAGGTGCCCGACGAGATCATGGGCGAGGCGGAGCAGAGCCTGCTGTCGCACGCGCTGACCGCCGCGTGCGCGCCCGACCCGACCGCCCGCCGGGACCAGCGGGCCGCGCAGCCGAACGTGCTGGGCTGGGCGACCTGGTACCTGACCACCTGGGGCGGGCAGACCAAGACCCAGCTGTCGGCCGACCTGGGCACGTCGGTGCGCAACATGAACGTGCACGCCGACCGCGCCGAGAAGGCCCTCAAGGAGCGGCTCACCGAGCTCGGCGGCTGA